One stretch of Oncorhynchus gorbuscha isolate QuinsamMale2020 ecotype Even-year linkage group LG21, OgorEven_v1.0, whole genome shotgun sequence DNA includes these proteins:
- the LOC124008823 gene encoding LOW QUALITY PROTEIN: early growth response protein 1-B-like (The sequence of the model RefSeq protein was modified relative to this genomic sequence to represent the inferred CDS: inserted 1 base in 1 codon), which produces MGDSVSSGSDGTDSDVGSPAQQGCVLSPGTDGSDSDFFSDLNDCSSDSLSPPLAYTGSFYTEPLPGTVPPCSTEALLNMITEIVGICTVEDPANSETPSASLPVSATPCSAISVASPPIYSPSMESVSSGYWSQDLTEIPSPSSGVDIQTPTAAPVVVKNEFNSSCDNDHFSHPGQDAFSPGSLEQLFPLSGQSLDQVDVKELLDSLLLTDIKTECIIKQEPCYVGDWAQNVPVNGSYANDSFLVKTEPLEFQTGASGPQQLDACSDLAAFTASLSSSSLDAILSSLLPSVFPRSRGVHATAGANKRPFPCPIIGCERRFSRSDELNRHVRIHTGHKPFQCXTCLRSFSRSDHLTTHTRTHTGEKPFSCEVCGKRFARSDERKRHGRVHVKQQLKAQMMAAYHLAFPGGV; this is translated from the exons ATGGGTGACAGTGTCAGCTCAGGCAGTGACGGTACAGACTCTGATGTCGGATCTCCAGCACAGCAAG gttgtgTGTTATCCCCGGGGACCGATGGGTCTGATTCAGATTTCTTCTCCGACCTGAATgactgttcctcagacagcctgtCGCCTCCTCTTGCCTACACCGGGAGCTTCTACACTGAGCCATTACCGGGCACGGTGCCACCCTGCAGCACAGAAGCCCTGCTCAACATGATCACGGAGATAGTTGGGATCTGCACGGTGGAGGACCCGGCGAACAGCGAGACtccgtctgcctccctccccgtctctgcCACACCCTGCTCGGCCATCAGCGTTGCCTCTCCCCCTATTTACTCTCCCTCCATGGAGTCTGTCTCCAGCGGATACTGGAGTCAGGATCTGACCGAGATTCCTTCTCCTTCTTCCGGGGTGGATATTCAGACTCCCACCGCTGCCCCTGTGGTGGTCAAGAACGAGTTCAACAGCAGCTGCGACAACGACCACTTCTCCCACCCTGGTCAGGATGCCTTCTCCCCGGGTAGCTTGGAGCAGCTGTTCCCGCTGTCTGGTCAGTCTCTGGACCAGGTAGATGTAAAGGAGCTTCTGGACTCTCTGCTGCTAACTGACATTAAGACAGAGTGTATCATCAAACAGGAGCCGTGCTACGTGGGAGACTGGGCTCAGAATGTACCTGTTAACGGGAGCTACGCCAACGATAGCTTTCTGGTCAAAACGGAGCCTCTAGAGTTCCAGACTGGGGCCTCAGGGCCGCAGCAGCTGGACGCATGTAGCGACCTGGCGGCCTTcaccgcctctctctcctcctcctccctggatgccatcctctcctccctgctgcccaGCGTGTTCCCGAGGAGCAGGGGCGTGCACGCCACCGCTGGAGCAAATAAACG CCCGTTCCCGTGTCCAATAATCGGCTGTGAGAGGCGTTTCTCACGCTCCGACGAGCTCAACCGCCACGTGCGCATCCACACGGGCCACAAGCCGTTCCAGT GCACCTGCCTGCGCAGTTTCAGCAGGAGCGACCACCTGaccacgcacacgcgcacgcacactggagagaaacctttcTCTTGCGAGGTGTGCGGGAAGCGGTTCGCGCGCAGCGACGAGAGGAAGAGGCACGGACGTGTGCACGTGAAGCAGCAGCTGAAAGCTCAGATGATGGCAGCCTATCATCTGGCTTTCCCCGGTGGAGTTTGA